The Papaver somniferum cultivar HN1 chromosome 6, ASM357369v1, whole genome shotgun sequence genome segment ACAACataattacaatgttggtcacattacatcagttTAGATGTTCCATATCGGGCCTGTGTTGGCGCTCACCCATATTTCTGGTATGGCCGATAGAGTCTTAGTctttgatagttcttcacccgaggccgagtcttgATCGTCTGGCTGACACGATGTCACCCTTCTTTCTTATTGTCCCATTGTTTGACTAGCTCCCTTTGtatgaccgagtgctttctgatcgtCCGTCCGACttgtcagaggataagggtcacgtcCCATCCGGCAACTAtagggccatcacgtccgacccacgtgacacCTCGCTCTTTGCGCTATTTGGTTTTAtcttgtgcttcgccgctctttccTCTTTGGTGTATCATAGATTAAGATCTTGCCACCTAaccctgtggattatctacacctacactGGTTAAAAAACTTCTCCAACTGTTTGGTATAAAGTACACTGGGCTACCTGGCATATTTTGTAAAGGATCCTGCGTGTTCAAGGACAAGGTGAATTTTTTTCGTATCGCCAAAAAAATATACCTTGCACTATGTTTACAGATGTGTGTTTTGACGTGCTGGCTAAAATCACATAGatggtttttggtttttatacTCAGGTGGAGGAGACAGTGAAGTACAATGAAAATGGAGAACCCgtcgtcaaaagattcagaagtAAGGTGATTATTGACCATTGTGATATTACTGATGACAAATTTTGGAACGATCGTGTGAACATCCTCAAAGACGAGTAAAAAATCATCACAGGATACATCGAGCACGTACAAGCTCAGATTCAGATGAATCTGGCTGTGTTATCAATTCTTTTGGTACTAACTATGGTGTTTTGGATAGTCTGATATGGAAAAACTAGTTATTGAAGAAGTTTTCTAGTATAGATATTGATTATTAATAGAGATGAAAGCTTGAAATTCAGACTTCAGACTATTAACATTGCAAACTATATTAACGGAGTAATAGTCATCTTTTGTCGTTTCATCCAAACACTAGTATTTATTTCATCATAAGAAAAATGGATCTTTAAAGTAAGGTTATTGAAGCACTAACGTACCTATGAGGGGGCTAAGTGGGGCTTTAGCCCACCGCTCACAGGTAGAGAAATTTTTTTACTATATGCATTTATGAGATTATTTTTATAGCCCATTGTAAGCTAACAATAGCCCCATACCTAAACCACTACCAAGTACCAACTCCCTTTTAACTATATCTTATATCTTAATCTATTTAAAATTGAAAACAACTCTCGGTTGCTTACTGCAATAACTGAGACGGAGAGTTATAGAGATTGAAAGGTATTTGGAGACATCTCAAACCAGTGATTTGATCTTGACcgaaattatcaaaagtttgTATTGTGATTTACCTAGTTCATTCTCTGATGAGAACTAAATGTATTGTGATTTGTAATTTTTACTTACCTTGTCAATTTATGGGTTTTTAAGAGTCAGTTAACTTTTAAGTGATGgttcatttgaatgttattgataTTCCGTGTGACATTTTTTTTCACACAGTTTCCCTTTTACTAGACTTCTTCGACAGTTTAGCCCCACCCAACTACAATTTTTGGGTTCGTCCATGTATTGAAGTAAATCAACTTGGGTTAGTCATTTCGAGTTGCCTTTCTTATGTGAAGTTCGAATAGCGCCCCCCTCTGTGGTTCAACATTGAAAAAACATGCAAAGAATTGTGAAAAGCAGCCCATAACATAAAACTCACTTTTGGTGGACCACCTTGTTTCCACAAGAACTTGTTGAAATCACAAATTTCTTCCTCCTGAACCAAAGACTCATAACACTTCTTCACTGTAAACCCTCCCATAATATTCACAGAATCAGCTTCTTCATTCAATCCATGAAGTGGACCTAACTCATTGCAGAGCATGTCCCATTCAAACTGCTCATTCTAATTCAATCTTCTTCTCACTTGACAAGTTAATCTGCCATTCTCAATCATGTCATCAATTGAAGCATTCTTATTCCTACAAGCCTTGTAAATTGCTGGATATCTTGCTTTCAAAGCACCTGTTGCAGTCCAATCATCAAGCCAAAACGTTATTGATTTACCATTGTTAAGCTTAAATTTCACCTCCTTATCCACAAAAGAAGTATTATTGAGAATACTCTTCCAATTACTCCTCCCAGTAGCAGTATCATCATTAGTTGGTGGACTAACTTCCTCCTTATTCTTTAGCTTTTGTTGCACTACCCTCCTCCATAAATCTTTCTTCTCAGTTGCATATCTCCATACCCATTTAGCTTTAAGAGCTTGACTTgtacatttcagattcttcacacCCTATCCACCTAAAGATTTAAGTTTACAAACTATAAGCCAAGAAACCCGACTTATTTTCCTTCTAACATCAGTAGAATCCCAAAGAAATCTTCTCATAAGCTTGTTCAGTTTCTTCTCCACATTGACTAGCATAGgaattaaagaaagaaaataaacagGTAACTTGCTAAACAACTTCTTATTAAAACTAACCTCCTAGCCTTATAaagaaatttcttcttccaagaaCCCAATTTTACTTCCATTCTCTTCACCACCTCATCCCAAACTGAAGAACACCTCCAAAGACAGAGTCTCAATAATATCATCTGCTCCCACACACTAATCATGGATCTTTTCTCCAACTTCAACTTCATCCAGTCAAAATCTCAAAAGAACTAAGCATCAACAACAATCTTCTCACCTCCTCCTCATTAGCAATCACAAACAATAAGGTGTCATCAGCAAATTGTAAATGAGAAATGTTGATCCCACCTTCAACCACCTGAAAACCTTTCAATTGATCCCTCCTAACAACATCATCAATTAACTTTGACAAAATCTCCACCgcaagtaaaaataaaaaaggtgAAAGAGAATCACCTTGCCTTAATCCTTTAGATGGTTTGAATTTCTCTGTGGAACTCCCATTCACAAGAACTGAAAAATGAGATATTGAAATACACCACCTAATCCAAGATATCCATTTTCTACCAAAACCATGCTTCTCAAGAATTCTCAATAAAGAGCTCCACCTCACATTATCAAAAGCCTTATCCATATCTATTTTAAAAAGAATACAAGGTTTTCTAGCTTTCAACATGCTGTCCACACACTCTCATGCAATAAGAACACCATCCAAAATTTGTTTTCCCTTAATAAAAGCACCCTGTGAGTCTGAAACTAATTTATGCATCACAGTTTTCAACCTATTTGCTAGAACCTTTGAAAGAATTTTATAAGCACTACCCGAAAGACTCAAAGGCCTAAAATCCTTAGAAATACAAGAATCCTCCTTATTTGGTACAAGAGAAATGAAAGAACAATTCAACATCCAATCCCAAGAACTAAACCTAAAAAATTCAGCCATCAACTTCATGAAATCAGTTTTTAATTATAGGCCAACACACATTGTAAAACTCCATAGAAAACCTATCATGCTCTGGAGATTTATTAGTACCAAAATTCTTAACAACATCATACACTTCAGCTTCAGAAAACTCCCTCTCCAACTCTTCCTTCTCTCCTTCAGCAATACTTGGAAAAAAtaaattatcaagagaaaatgacACTTCATTATTTTCAATAAAAAGTCCTTCATAATAACTTCTCATTTCAGCTTTTATACTCTCCTGCTCAAAACATTTCACCCCATCAATCTCCAGCTTAGATATTGTGTTTCTCTTCTTTCTAGCATTAGCAATTCTATGAAACTAAGAGGTGTTAGAATCCCCCCACCTAAATTCATTTTGCTTGCTCTAGCATGCCACTCCCTTGCCTCAATAGCTTTTATCTTCTTCAATtgcaacaaactcttcaaccacttCTCAAATTGCTCATCAGAAAGCTTATGTTTTTCCTCCATCTGATCCAACACATTAATCTTCTCAGTAagctccttcttttcctttttaagACCACCAAACTCCTTCATACTCCACTCTTTAAGAAAAAACTTCAATTCTGAAGCTTTTTAAAGAACACAAAACTAGCTTGCCCCTGGAACTCCATAATTCCCCACCATTTCTCCACATTCTTGAAAAAATCCCTATGCAGCAGCCACCCATTTTCAAACTTAAAGTAATGTTTACTCTTTCTACTAGGCTTAGTCACCA includes the following:
- the LOC113291843 gene encoding uncharacterized protein LOC113291843; amino-acid sequence: MDKAFDNVRWSSLLRILEKHGFGRKWISWIRWCISISHFSVLVNGSSTEKFKPSKGLRQGDSLSPFLFLLAVEILSKLIDDVVRRDQLKGFQVVEGGINISHLQFADDTLLFVIANEEEGVKNLKCTSQALKAKWVWRYATEKKDLWRRVVQQKLKNKEEVSPPTNDDTATGRSNWKSILNNTSFVDKEVKFKLNNGKSITFWLDDWTATGALKARYPAIYKACRNKNASIDDMIENGRLTCQVRRRLN